A window of Microcystis aeruginosa FD4 contains these coding sequences:
- a CDS encoding DUF4160 domain-containing protein, producing MKRSMTVGISSVFFLAISSFPAQAELVRIGESYRDGIIMYMYFMNNKQHHKPHIHAKYQNS from the coding sequence ATGAAGCGCTCCATGACCGTTGGGATTAGTAGTGTATTTTTTCTGGCGATCTCCTCTTTTCCTGCTCAGGCGGAATTAGTAAGAATTGGTGAGAGTTATCGGGACGGAATTATTATGTATATGTACTTCATGAACAATAAACAACACCATAAACCTCACATTCATGCTAAATATCAAAATTCGTAA
- a CDS encoding DUF1257 domain-containing protein, with translation MSHFSNIKTKIRNLSYLKAALSDMGMEWKEGSHPVKGYQGQTLSAEVVIEQDNNYDIGFRWNGNEYELVADLQYWQQPLTVEGFLRKVNQGYAYHTILAETAKQGFQVAAQEKNTDGSIRLVVQRWSA, from the coding sequence ATGTCACACTTTAGCAATATCAAAACCAAAATCCGCAATCTATCCTACCTAAAAGCCGCCCTGAGCGATATGGGGATGGAATGGAAAGAGGGTTCCCACCCCGTCAAAGGTTATCAAGGTCAAACTTTAAGCGCAGAGGTGGTAATTGAGCAAGATAACAATTACGATATCGGTTTTCGCTGGAATGGTAACGAGTACGAGTTAGTTGCCGATTTGCAATACTGGCAACAACCTCTAACCGTAGAAGGATTTTTAAGAAAAGTAAATCAAGGTTATGCCTACCACACCATTCTGGCAGAAACTGCTAAACAGGGTTTTCAGGTGGCAGCACAGGAAAAAAATACTGATGGTTCCATTCGTCTAGTGGTACAACGTTGGAGTGCCTAA
- a CDS encoding HD family phosphohydrolase: MNHFLHSFTVFPDSARKSRSYSLGKLRRPLIFLFTVGCLTSVVGYRFYNQPKLAVGTISPVTIIAPEDASFQDQETTDLKRQKIRAGLLPRLKRDPQTTAEIERSLRDTLGQLSQISPILRKNSILLSRTISNATLGTLLTFSAAQWSTLQSGLNYEESFAKPLTKEQEYARYEIQAYRQRVTKGKFEQFIDRLGQLRQIQEQTSQNYRHSSLNKLKYADLIAVAQMGDREWQNLETAVLQAGRRILVQGIPPGISTSHLQDTIAVQISSDRLNRRQQLLAENILLAVLEGQTNLIEDRQATKEQATKAVEAVDMVMFTAQTGQIIVKAGEKITQAQFILIDGFGLSERGINWMGLGATAILVTSAIGTFCLVAQRLHRPLRHRDFILLGLLSFTTPILAIANIPFTNLAAVGLLVSSFYGPTLAVTQVLLTAGLSLFSIQGISADLIAGTIGGLLAAIIAAKLRSRDELSLLGMGIGVSQGGVYLLTYLIVSATASTIIYTLLPTALVYGLSGIAWTVIALGLSPYLERCFDVVTPIRLVELSNPNCSLLKRLATEAPGTFQHTLFVACLAEAAARKLHCNVELIRTGTLYHDIGKMHDPLGFIENQMGGPNKHDEINDPYVSAEIIKKHVSEGLVMARRHGLPRVVRDFIPEHQGNLLISYFYQQALQKSAQNGQEIVDEAAFRYDGPIPQSRETAIVMLADSSEAALRSLKEASPEQAMDMIKKIFQARWRDQQLVDSGIRQEELPIIAEIFVQVWQQFHHQRIAYPKAVLEVSSAEKK, encoded by the coding sequence ATGAATCATTTTCTGCATTCTTTCACTGTTTTTCCTGATTCTGCCCGAAAATCTCGGTCTTACTCCCTAGGTAAACTGCGACGACCCTTAATCTTCCTGTTTACCGTCGGTTGTCTGACTAGCGTAGTCGGTTATCGTTTCTATAATCAGCCGAAATTGGCCGTCGGGACTATTTCTCCGGTCACAATTATCGCCCCCGAAGATGCCAGTTTTCAAGACCAAGAAACCACCGACCTCAAACGCCAAAAAATTCGGGCTGGACTGCTCCCCCGGCTGAAAAGAGACCCCCAAACCACTGCCGAGATTGAGCGATCGCTACGGGACACTTTAGGGCAATTAAGTCAAATTAGCCCAATTCTGCGAAAAAATTCGATTTTACTGAGCAGGACTATTTCTAACGCCACACTGGGAACGCTGCTCACCTTTTCTGCCGCTCAATGGTCAACTCTACAAAGCGGCCTCAACTATGAAGAATCTTTTGCAAAACCCTTGACAAAAGAGCAGGAATATGCTAGGTACGAAATCCAAGCCTATCGTCAGCGCGTGACGAAGGGGAAATTTGAGCAATTTATCGATCGATTAGGGCAATTACGGCAAATACAGGAGCAAACCAGCCAAAATTATCGGCATTCCAGCTTAAATAAACTCAAATATGCCGATCTGATCGCAGTAGCTCAAATGGGCGATCGAGAGTGGCAAAACCTAGAAACAGCCGTCCTGCAAGCGGGTCGCCGGATTTTGGTGCAAGGCATTCCCCCGGGGATTTCCACCAGTCACCTACAGGATACCATCGCCGTGCAGATTAGCAGCGATCGCCTAAACCGTCGCCAGCAGCTTTTAGCCGAAAATATCCTTCTAGCTGTCCTAGAGGGACAAACGAACCTGATAGAAGATCGACAGGCCACCAAAGAACAAGCCACTAAAGCGGTGGAAGCGGTAGATATGGTCATGTTTACCGCTCAAACCGGTCAAATTATCGTTAAAGCAGGTGAAAAAATTACTCAAGCTCAGTTTATTCTCATCGATGGCTTTGGTTTAAGCGAACGGGGCATTAACTGGATGGGTTTAGGTGCAACAGCAATCCTTGTCACCAGCGCGATCGGGACTTTTTGCCTGGTGGCCCAGCGTCTCCATCGGCCCCTGCGTCACCGGGATTTTATTCTCTTGGGTTTACTAAGTTTTACCACACCGATTCTAGCGATCGCCAATATTCCCTTTACCAATCTGGCAGCCGTGGGTTTATTAGTCAGCAGTTTCTATGGCCCGACTCTGGCCGTCACCCAAGTCCTCTTAACTGCCGGTCTTTCCCTATTCAGCATCCAAGGCATCAGCGCCGATTTAATCGCCGGGACGATCGGGGGACTATTAGCGGCCATAATAGCGGCAAAATTGCGCTCCCGGGATGAATTATCGCTGCTAGGGATGGGCATCGGAGTCAGTCAAGGGGGTGTTTATCTGCTCACCTACCTAATCGTTAGCGCCACGGCCAGCACGATCATCTATACTCTACTACCCACGGCGCTCGTCTATGGTCTATCGGGAATAGCTTGGACGGTAATCGCTCTAGGATTATCCCCCTATTTGGAACGCTGTTTCGATGTGGTCACTCCCATTCGTCTGGTGGAGTTGTCCAATCCTAATTGTAGTTTGCTCAAACGTTTGGCCACGGAAGCGCCTGGTACTTTTCAACATACCCTTTTTGTCGCCTGTTTAGCGGAAGCGGCCGCCCGAAAACTGCACTGTAATGTGGAATTAATTCGCACGGGAACTCTTTATCACGATATCGGGAAAATGCACGATCCCCTCGGTTTTATTGAAAATCAAATGGGTGGCCCGAATAAACACGATGAAATTAATGATCCCTACGTCAGCGCCGAGATTATTAAAAAGCACGTTAGCGAAGGGTTAGTCATGGCCCGCAGACACGGTTTACCGCGAGTGGTTCGCGATTTTATTCCTGAACACCAAGGCAATCTCTTAATTTCCTATTTTTATCAGCAAGCTTTGCAAAAATCCGCCCAAAATGGTCAAGAAATCGTCGATGAGGCGGCCTTTCGCTACGATGGTCCGATTCCCCAATCGCGAGAAACGGCGATCGTGATGTTGGCCGATAGTAGCGAGGCCGCTTTGCGATCGCTGAAGGAGGCATCCCCAGAACAAGCTATGGATATGATCAAAAAGATTTTTCAGGCCCGATGGCGCGATCAACAATTAGTAGATAGTGGTATTCGTCAGGAGGAATTACCAATTATTGCCGAGATTTTTGTGCAAGTTTGGCAACAATTCCACCATCAACGCATTGCCTACCCGAAAGCGGTGTTAGAAGTCTCCTCCGCCGAAAAAAAATAA
- a CDS encoding toxin-antitoxin system TumE family protein produces the protein MEIADYIREVWIVTISYRYQWMDASKQKLRKRWDNVEHFPDLPNFPDHVHVGDELNVQPSESRNILQIITVIEREIEIL, from the coding sequence ATGGAGATAGCCGATTATATTCGCGAGGTTTGGATCGTTACGATAAGCTATCGCTATCAATGGATGGACGCAAGCAAACAGAAGTTAAGAAAACGCTGGGATAACGTAGAACATTTTCCCGATCTACCCAATTTTCCCGATCATGTTCATGTAGGAGACGAGTTAAACGTTCAACCAAGCGAATCTAGAAATATTTTACAAATTATCACTGTAATCGAGCGCGAGATCGAGATTTTGTAA
- a CDS encoding NAD(P)H-quinone oxidoreductase subunit H, whose translation MAKIETRTEPMVLNMGPHHPSMHGVLRLIVTLDGEDVIDCEPVIGYLHRGMEKIAENRTNVMYVPYVSRWDYAAGMFNEAITVNAPEKLADIAVPKRAQYIRVIMLELNRIANHLLWLGPFMADVGAQTPFFYIFREREMIYDLWEAATGMRLINNNYFRIGGVAVDLPYGWVDKCVDFCDYFDPKVDEYEKLITNNPIFRRRIEGVGCITRDEAINWGLSGPMLRASGVKWDLRKVDHYECYDDFDWEVHWETAGDCFARYLVRIREMRESVKIIRQALKGLPGGPYENLEAKRMAEGKKSAWNDFDYQYIAKKVAPTFKIPKGEHYVRLESGKGELGIFIVGNDDVFPWRWKIRAADFNNLQILPHILKGVKVADIMAILGSIDIIMGSVDR comes from the coding sequence ATGGCAAAAATTGAAACGAGAACAGAACCCATGGTTTTAAACATGGGACCCCATCACCCTTCGATGCACGGAGTTTTGCGCTTAATCGTCACCCTTGACGGGGAAGACGTGATTGACTGCGAACCCGTGATCGGTTATCTTCATCGGGGCATGGAAAAAATTGCCGAAAATCGCACCAATGTCATGTACGTTCCCTACGTTAGTCGTTGGGATTACGCCGCAGGGATGTTTAATGAGGCGATTACGGTCAATGCTCCCGAAAAATTAGCCGATATCGCCGTTCCCAAACGAGCGCAATATATCCGGGTGATTATGTTGGAACTCAACCGCATCGCTAACCATTTACTCTGGTTAGGCCCCTTTATGGCGGATGTAGGCGCACAAACTCCCTTTTTCTACATTTTCCGGGAACGGGAGATGATTTATGACCTCTGGGAAGCTGCGACGGGAATGCGATTAATTAATAATAATTATTTCCGTATTGGTGGCGTGGCGGTAGATTTACCCTACGGATGGGTGGATAAGTGCGTGGATTTCTGTGACTATTTTGACCCAAAAGTGGACGAATACGAGAAATTAATCACTAATAACCCGATTTTCCGCCGTCGTATTGAAGGGGTAGGCTGCATTACCAGAGACGAAGCGATTAACTGGGGTTTATCTGGTCCGATGTTACGCGCTTCTGGGGTGAAATGGGATTTAAGAAAAGTTGACCATTACGAGTGTTACGACGATTTTGACTGGGAAGTGCATTGGGAAACCGCCGGCGATTGTTTTGCTCGTTATCTGGTGCGGATTCGGGAAATGCGCGAATCGGTGAAAATTATCCGGCAAGCACTGAAAGGTTTACCCGGTGGTCCCTACGAAAATCTGGAAGCGAAACGGATGGCAGAAGGGAAAAAATCAGCTTGGAATGATTTTGACTATCAATATATCGCCAAAAAAGTCGCCCCCACTTTCAAAATCCCTAAAGGTGAACATTATGTGCGTTTGGAAAGCGGTAAAGGGGAATTAGGTATCTTTATCGTCGGTAATGATGATGTTTTCCCTTGGCGTTGGAAAATTCGGGCCGCCGATTTTAATAATCTTCAAATTCTGCCTCATATCCTCAAAGGGGTAAAAGTTGCCGATATTATGGCGATTTTAGGCAGTATTGATATTATTATGGGGTCAGTTGATCGCTAA
- a CDS encoding DUF2442 domain-containing protein yields MMNPRVKEVIPLPNYQLQLIFTNEEKKIYDCSPLLDFGIFQELKNQHYFNQVKVLDGTVTWPNEQDICPDTLYLDSISQA; encoded by the coding sequence ATGATGAATCCTAGAGTTAAAGAAGTTATCCCTTTGCCCAACTATCAATTACAACTCATCTTTACTAATGAAGAAAAGAAAATTTATGATTGTTCACCACTGCTCGATTTTGGCATCTTTCAAGAACTTAAAAACCAACATTATTTTAATCAAGTAAAAGTTCTAGATGGTACGGTAACTTGGCCGAACGAACAAGATATCTGTCCGGATACTCTCTATCTTGACTCCATTTCCCAAGCCTAG
- the dhiT gene encoding type II toxin-antitoxin system toxin DhiT, with product MPAISMFYGIIIYMYFMDNKQHHKPHIHARYQNSEVIVAIPDGEILEGSIPNAKMKLLSAWIEIHQDELMANWELAISGQQPYKIEPLR from the coding sequence ATGCCAGCCATATCCATGTTTTACGGAATTATTATTTATATGTACTTCATGGACAATAAACAACACCATAAACCTCACATTCATGCTAGATATCAAAATTCGGAAGTCATTGTCGCCATTCCAGATGGAGAAATTCTTGAAGGCTCTATTCCTAATGCTAAAATGAAATTACTTTCCGCTTGGATCGAGATTCATCAAGATGAATTGATGGCTAACTGGGAACTCGCTATTTCAGGACAACAACCGTATAAAATTGAACCACTGAGATAA
- the bioU gene encoding (S)-8-amino-7-oxononanoate synthase BioU encodes MNKQIASDRLRIGVLGFGGLGQAAARILAPKQEMLWTAAADKAGFAYHKDGLDVNTCNKIYHDQGSIGYLENYGSLSENSIEELIKTADVDGYFLALPNLPNNFMADIAKTFIRLGWRGVLVDALKRTSAMEQILALQADLQAAGITYMTGCGATPGLLTAAAALAAQSYAEIHSVKITFGVGIANWEAYRATIREDIAHLPGYDPETARQMSDAEVEMLLNKTNGILSLENMEHADDIMLELAGICGRDRVSVGGVVDTRNPKKPLSTNVKVTGRTFEGKISTHTFTLGDETSMAANVCGPAFGYLKAGVSLHRRGIYGLWTAAEIMPQFVR; translated from the coding sequence ATGAATAAACAAATAGCCAGCGATCGCCTTCGGATCGGTGTTTTAGGTTTTGGTGGTTTAGGACAGGCTGCCGCTAGAATTCTCGCCCCCAAACAGGAAATGCTCTGGACTGCCGCCGCCGATAAAGCTGGTTTTGCATACCATAAAGACGGTCTAGATGTCAATACCTGTAACAAAATTTATCATGACCAGGGTTCGATCGGTTATCTGGAAAATTACGGCAGTCTCAGCGAGAACAGTATCGAGGAATTAATCAAAACTGCCGATGTGGACGGCTATTTTCTCGCCTTACCGAATTTGCCTAACAATTTCATGGCCGATATCGCTAAAACTTTCATTCGCTTAGGTTGGCGCGGAGTTTTAGTCGATGCCCTCAAACGCACCAGCGCCATGGAACAAATCTTAGCACTACAAGCAGACCTACAAGCCGCCGGCATCACCTACATGACAGGCTGCGGTGCTACCCCCGGACTGTTAACTGCGGCTGCCGCCCTAGCTGCTCAGAGTTATGCAGAGATTCATAGCGTTAAAATTACCTTTGGCGTGGGAATTGCCAACTGGGAGGCTTATCGTGCCACTATTCGCGAAGATATCGCCCATTTACCCGGTTACGACCCAGAAACGGCCCGCCAGATGAGTGATGCGGAAGTGGAAATGCTGTTAAATAAAACCAATGGCATTCTCAGCCTCGAAAATATGGAACACGCGGACGATATTATGCTGGAATTGGCCGGAATTTGTGGACGCGATCGGGTTTCCGTCGGGGGTGTGGTGGATACGCGCAACCCGAAAAAGCCCTTGAGTACCAATGTTAAAGTCACGGGGCGGACTTTTGAAGGCAAAATTTCCACCCATACCTTCACTTTAGGTGATGAAACCAGTATGGCGGCTAATGTCTGCGGACCAGCTTTCGGTTATCTGAAAGCGGGGGTTTCCCTACATCGTCGCGGTATCTACGGATTATGGACAGCAGCGGAGATTATGCCCCAATTTGTGCGCTAG
- a CDS encoding Pepco domain-containing protein, protein MTEDIATPSKIWIITGESEIRETPTGARSSSDIGGRLGEQKSSPVAATERSQVDVSKLKLEMQGFLKAMREMLDEADPPSAKIRLDEVELSVEINGEGQVSLFGVGGKAGGKGAMTFKFKRKDG, encoded by the coding sequence ATGACCGAAGATATCGCAACTCCCAGTAAAATATGGATTATTACGGGTGAATCTGAGATTCGAGAAACGCCCACTGGCGCTAGAAGTAGCAGTGATATCGGGGGAAGGCTCGGTGAGCAGAAAAGCTCGCCAGTTGCGGCCACCGAAAGAAGTCAAGTGGATGTGTCCAAACTGAAGCTAGAAATGCAGGGCTTTCTCAAAGCGATGCGGGAAATGCTCGATGAAGCCGACCCTCCAAGTGCTAAAATCCGACTCGATGAAGTGGAACTGTCTGTAGAAATTAATGGGGAAGGGCAAGTTAGCCTGTTTGGGGTCGGGGGCAAAGCGGGAGGTAAAGGAGCGATGACGTTTAAGTTCAAGAGGAAAGATGGCTAA
- a CDS encoding DUF2283 domain-containing protein translates to MAEVNVYYDPMGNTLTVWFGDRSSEYLCEETGDEVILMKNQKGEVIGFEKLNYRISENRNLKISLETAIPL, encoded by the coding sequence ATGGCAGAAGTAAACGTTTATTATGATCCGATGGGCAATACCTTAACCGTGTGGTTTGGCGATCGCTCCTCGGAATATCTCTGCGAAGAAACTGGCGACGAAGTTATTTTAATGAAAAATCAAAAAGGCGAAGTTATTGGTTTTGAAAAACTTAACTATAGGATTTCTGAGAACAGGAATCTGAAAATTTCCCTAGAAACCGCCATCCCTCTTTAA
- a CDS encoding Uma2 family endonuclease: MLLITLNENTLSLSPGSQVIFPDQTWEDYERLLSLRLQKTYPKLYFNRKTQEIRLMSPLPSHGNRVDTLRDLVKIILRRQGKDWQCFDPITLKILGEAGVEPDTCFYIDNRQAILGKERIDLTVDPPPDLAIEVDFTSLTDVGAYQLLKIPELWVYRREELKIYLFREDSYQERENSRLFPDINIKKLFPYYVELGWNQGSSLALRQFEALENFS; this comes from the coding sequence ATGCTACTAATTACTCTCAACGAAAATACTTTATCTTTATCTCCCGGAAGTCAAGTTATTTTCCCTGATCAGACTTGGGAAGATTACGAAAGATTGCTGAGTTTACGTCTCCAAAAAACCTATCCCAAACTCTATTTTAATCGCAAAACTCAAGAAATTAGGCTTATGTCTCCTTTACCAAGTCATGGCAATCGTGTTGATACATTAAGGGATTTAGTAAAAATTATCCTTCGTCGTCAAGGTAAAGACTGGCAATGTTTTGATCCAATTACCTTGAAAATTCTGGGGGAAGCAGGAGTAGAACCAGATACTTGTTTTTATATTGATAATAGACAGGCAATTTTAGGCAAAGAGAGAATTGATTTAACTGTCGATCCTCCTCCCGATTTAGCTATAGAAGTGGATTTTACTTCCCTGACTGATGTAGGTGCTTATCAATTGTTGAAAATACCTGAATTGTGGGTTTATCGTCGGGAAGAATTAAAAATTTATCTGTTCAGAGAAGACAGTTATCAAGAAAGGGAAAATAGTCGTCTCTTTCCCGATATAAATATCAAGAAACTTTTCCCCTATTATGTAGAATTAGGCTGGAATCAAGGTTCTAGTCTTGCCTTACGTCAATTTGAAGCTTTGGAGAATTTTAGTTAA
- a CDS encoding DUF4258 domain-containing protein, with product MSKNDLFFEISTPLNCTICVTVAYWEIITQIKHPIMKGQEKLVQETLSQPDEIRRSRSDPNVYLFYQLQRPKRWLCAIIRKLNGDGFLITTYPTDAIKEGEILWQK from the coding sequence ATGAGCAAAAATGATCTATTTTTTGAGATTTCAACCCCTCTTAATTGTACGATCTGCGTCACTGTTGCCTATTGGGAAATTATCACCCAGATAAAACATCCTATAATGAAAGGACAAGAAAAATTAGTCCAAGAAACCCTTAGCCAACCTGATGAAATTCGACGTAGCCGCAGTGATCCCAATGTTTATCTTTTTTATCAACTTCAACGACCAAAACGTTGGCTCTGTGCCATTATCCGAAAACTCAATGGTGATGGTTTCCTAATTACCACTTATCCCACCGATGCAATTAAAGAAGGGGAAATTTTATGGCAGAAGTAA
- a CDS encoding type II toxin-antitoxin system Phd/YefM family antitoxin, translated as METVNIHQAKTNLSLLLSRVELGEEIIIANRGVPIARLVPIRTSLGRRSSLGQDRGKFIVPDDFNAPLPEDILVAFEGGAE; from the coding sequence GTGGAAACTGTAAATATCCATCAGGCTAAAACAAACCTTTCTCTGCTCTTATCCCGCGTGGAGCTTGGGGAAGAAATTATCATTGCCAACCGGGGTGTTCCCATTGCCAGGCTTGTTCCAATTCGGACATCCTTGGGTCGTCGGTCTAGCTTAGGACAAGATCGGGGAAAATTTATTGTACCTGATGATTTTAACGCTCCTCTACCGGAAGATATTTTGGTTGCCTTTGAGGGTGGTGCGGAGTGA
- a CDS encoding DUF2997 domain-containing protein — protein sequence MSMESLEFIIYPDGRVMEKVTGIVGSSCQEVTAAIEAQLGQLMSQEKTSDYYHQTVSQSEKVSNAATFSDW from the coding sequence ATGAGCATGGAAAGCCTAGAGTTTATCATCTATCCCGATGGTCGCGTCATGGAAAAGGTGACAGGCATAGTCGGTTCATCTTGTCAAGAGGTGACGGCGGCGATCGAGGCACAACTCGGGCAGCTGATGTCTCAAGAGAAAACCTCGGATTATTACCATCAAACCGTCAGCCAGTCAGAGAAAGTCAGCAACGCAGCCACTTTTAGCGACTGGTAA
- the cbiT gene encoding precorrin-6Y C5,15-methyltransferase subunit CbiT, with the protein MTWLYKTPGIPDELFERLPGIPLSKREVRLLMISALRLGDGGVFWDIGAGTGTIPVEIGLLCPNSPIIAIERDEEVASLIRRNCDRFGVKNVTVFEGSAPDCLANISLAPDRVCIEGGKPIKSVLQEVWQYLKPNGRIVATANNLETLYQFSEGFSNLQARNIEIVQAAVNRLETRGIHQVFAAVDPMFILSGDKL; encoded by the coding sequence ATGACTTGGTTATATAAAACCCCCGGTATTCCCGATGAATTGTTTGAACGTTTGCCCGGGATTCCCCTGAGTAAACGCGAGGTGAGATTATTGATGATTTCCGCTTTGAGGTTAGGCGATGGGGGGGTTTTCTGGGATATCGGGGCAGGAACTGGCACTATTCCCGTTGAAATTGGCTTATTATGTCCCAATAGTCCGATTATTGCCATTGAAAGGGATGAAGAAGTGGCCAGTTTAATCCGCCGTAATTGCGATCGCTTCGGGGTAAAAAATGTTACGGTTTTTGAAGGCAGCGCTCCCGATTGTCTAGCCAATATATCCCTAGCACCCGATCGCGTCTGTATCGAGGGCGGCAAACCGATTAAATCAGTCCTGCAAGAAGTGTGGCAATACCTGAAACCCAACGGCCGCATCGTGGCTACGGCCAATAATTTAGAAACCCTCTATCAATTTTCCGAAGGCTTTTCTAATTTACAGGCGCGTAATATCGAGATTGTCCAAGCGGCAGTAAATCGCCTAGAAACTAGGGGTATTCACCAAGTTTTTGCCGCCGTTGATCCCATGTTTATCCTGAGTGGCGATAAACTTTAA
- a CDS encoding RluA family pseudouridine synthase has protein sequence MNQLNLEVAGKKERLDAWMGSQLPDLSRSRLQKLIEQGYIQLNGQICTNKNTKVGQGDRLKITIPDSQPLQLTAEAIDLDILYEDDYLIIINKPADLVVHPAPGHESGTLVNALLHHCPNLAGIGGIQRPGIVHRLDKDTTGAIVIAKTDQAHQHLQAQLKTKTARREYIALVHGVPKSETGTIALPIGRHRSDRQKMAIIAVEKGGRNAVTHWQVKERLGNYTLMEFRLETGRTHQIRVHSSHIGHPILGDPLYSSGRSMGINLPGQLLHAHRLILIHPVTGESLEAIAPLPAIFPKVLAILRQRNP, from the coding sequence ATGAACCAATTAAACTTAGAAGTTGCGGGAAAAAAAGAACGTTTAGACGCTTGGATGGGGTCACAATTGCCCGATTTATCGAGATCGAGGCTGCAAAAACTGATAGAACAGGGATATATACAGTTAAATGGTCAAATTTGCACCAATAAAAATACTAAAGTTGGTCAAGGCGATCGCTTAAAGATTACCATTCCCGACAGTCAACCCCTGCAATTAACCGCCGAGGCGATCGATCTTGATATTCTTTACGAAGACGACTATCTGATTATTATCAATAAACCTGCCGATTTAGTGGTTCATCCGGCCCCCGGCCACGAATCGGGAACCTTGGTCAACGCTTTACTGCATCACTGCCCGAATTTAGCCGGAATTGGTGGAATTCAACGCCCCGGTATAGTTCACCGTTTAGATAAGGATACCACGGGTGCGATCGTTATTGCCAAAACCGACCAGGCCCATCAACACCTACAGGCACAATTAAAAACCAAAACTGCCCGCCGGGAATATATTGCCCTTGTCCATGGTGTCCCCAAAAGCGAAACAGGTACAATTGCTCTGCCCATCGGTCGTCACCGCAGCGATCGCCAAAAAATGGCGATTATTGCCGTGGAAAAAGGCGGTAGAAATGCTGTTACTCACTGGCAAGTCAAGGAAAGACTAGGCAACTACACCTTAATGGAATTTCGCCTAGAAACTGGCAGAACTCATCAAATTCGCGTTCATAGCAGCCACATCGGTCATCCCATTCTTGGGGATCCCCTCTATAGTTCCGGTCGTTCCATGGGGATTAATCTACCAGGGCAATTACTCCACGCTCATCGTTTAATCTTAATACATCCGGTCACGGGAGAGAGCCTAGAAGCGATCGCCCCCTTACCCGCTATTTTCCCGAAAGTTTTAGCTATTTTACGGCAGAGAAACCCCTAG
- a CDS encoding ferredoxin: MADFSPERSGFEPELGGFLRDSPDRTGFEPELGGLLRQKAVYVDEVTCIGCKHCAHVAPNTFFIEGEYGRSRVYNQDGDEEEIIQEAIETCPVNCIHWVNYHQLSSLEEERKHQVIKQLGFPQIHKKFSPADLDI, from the coding sequence ATGGCTGATTTTTCTCCCGAACGCTCTGGTTTTGAACCAGAGTTAGGGGGATTCCTAAGAGATTCCCCCGATCGCACTGGTTTTGAACCGGAATTGGGCGGTTTACTGCGCCAGAAAGCGGTTTACGTCGATGAGGTCACTTGTATCGGTTGTAAACACTGCGCCCACGTTGCCCCCAATACCTTTTTTATTGAAGGTGAATACGGTCGCTCTCGGGTCTATAATCAGGACGGTGACGAAGAAGAAATTATTCAAGAAGCGATCGAGACTTGTCCGGTTAACTGTATTCACTGGGTTAATTATCATCAGTTGTCATCCCTTGAGGAAGAACGCAAACATCAAGTGATTAAACAGTTAGGTTTTCCTCAGATTCACAAGAAATTTAGCCCCGCAGATTTAGACATTTAG
- a CDS encoding type II toxin-antitoxin system VapC family toxin, which produces MRLLLDTQCWLWWFSQPEKLNESVIEQIADETNEIWFSVASVWEMGIKVSIGKGLAL; this is translated from the coding sequence GTGAGGCTTTTATTAGATACTCAATGCTGGTTATGGTGGTTTTCTCAACCAGAAAAGTTAAACGAGAGCGTAATTGAACAGATCGCAGATGAAACTAATGAAATATGGTTCTCGGTTGCCAGTGTTTGGGAGATGGGAATTAAGGTTTCGATCGGTAAGGGACTTGCGCTTTGA